A genomic window from Buteo buteo chromosome 13, bButBut1.hap1.1, whole genome shotgun sequence includes:
- the LARP6 gene encoding la-related protein 6 isoform X1, with protein sequence MAQRQPDTPGGSEAAEPGAGAGGPVQIRVAVQAAAEEAREEEAEEEEEEGGGAPCPAARGGGSCSEEDSGRCGRSSGGENDDDSDQNWKPPENDLIQKLIAQIEYYFSDENLEKDAFLLKHVRRNKMGYVSVKLLTSFKKVKHLTRDWRTTAYALKYSDTLELNDDNRKVRRNTPVPVFPSENLPTRMLLVYDIHMISELQALHKQQENGCMQERIMEHLLKTFVTFGVISSVRILKPGRDLPPDIRRVSNRYTQLATQECAIIEFEEVDAAVRAHDFMCTEKKETSMKVVLIGMKPPKKKVPKDKNRDEDTSKSLKKARSLNKRVEELQFVGDESSANSSSDPDSNPTSPLSGRKSTATNTKSNLSPIIHPNNHLSPNVSPRSSPWNSPCSLRKVTKKSPLAEDSRLNPSSSPEIPQKCTDYSSDSSITPYGSPWVQRRKSQTVTQEKSPGSSPMLVRKIQNADGLPVGVLRLPKGPDGTKGFHNGCERRKAMKNESIIL encoded by the exons ATGGCCCAGCGGCAGCCGGACACCCCGGGGGGCTCCGAGGCGGCggagcctggggctggggccggcgGCCCCGTGCAGATCCGAGTGGCCGTGCAGGCGGCCGCGGAGGAGGCacgggaggaggaggcggaggaggaggaggaggagggcggcggCGCGCCGTgcccggcggcgcggggcggcggcagcTGCAGCGAGGAGGACTCGGGGCGGTGCGGGCGCTCCAG TGGTGGGGAAAATGATGATGACTCTGATCAGAACTGGAAACCACCAGAAAATGACCTGATCCAGAAGTTAATAGCACAGATTGAATATTACTTCTCAGATGAGAACCTTGAGAAAGATGCCTTCCTTCTAAAGCATGTGAGAAGAAATAAGATGGGCTATGTCAGTGTTAAACTCCTCACTTCTTTTAAGAAG GTGAAACACCTTACCCGTGACTGGAGGACCACAGCCTATGCACTGAAGTACTCAGACACTCTTGAGCTCAATGACGATAACAGAAAGGTTAGAAGAAATACTCCAGTTCCAGTGTTTCCAAGTGAAAACCTCCCTACCAGGATGTTACTGGTGTATGATATCCACATGATTTCTGAGCTGCAGGCTCTTCACAAACAACAAGAAAACGGATGCATGCAAGAAAGGATAATGGAGcatctcctcaaaacctttgtAACTTTTGGTGTAATTTCATCAGTTCGTATTCTCAAGCCTGGTAGGGATCTACCACCTGATATCAGGAGGGTCAGCAATCGGTACACCCAGCTGGCAACTCAGGAATGTGCTATTATAGAATTTGAAGAAGTAGATGCTGCCGTGCGTGCTCATGACTTCATGtgtactgaaaagaaagagaccAGCATGAAAGTTGTCCTAATAGGCATGAAACctccaaagaaaaaagttccCAAAGACAAGAACCGAGATGAAGATACCAGCAAGAGTCTTAAGAAGGCTAGATCCCTTAATAAGAGAGTTGAGGAACTTCAGTTTGTTGGTGACGAATCTTCAGCAAATAGCTCTTCTGACCCAGACAGTAATCCTACATCACCGTTGTCAGGACGCAAAAGTACTGCAACAAATACTAAGAGTAATTTGAGCCCCATCATCCACCCAAACAACCATTTGAGTCCTAATGTGTCACCCAGATCAAGTCCTTGGAATAGTCCATGTTCACTGAGAAAAGTAACCAAAAAGTCTCCGCTGGCTGAAGACAGCAGGCTTAACCCAAGCAGTAGCCCTGAAATTCCACAGAAATGTACAGATTATTCCTCAGATAGCAGTATCACTCCTTATGGTAGCCCCTGggtacagagaagaaaatctcaAACCGTAACACAAGAGAAGAGTCCCGGCAGTAGCCCCATGTTGGTTcggaaaatacaaaatgcagatGGTCTACCTGTAGGGGTGCTGCGGCTGCCTAAAGGTCCTGATGGCACTAAAGGATTCCACAATGGATGTGAAAGAAGGAAGGCTATGAAGAATGAATCAatcattctttaa
- the LARP6 gene encoding la-related protein 6 isoform X2, giving the protein MARVIPVQCLRINGGENDDDSDQNWKPPENDLIQKLIAQIEYYFSDENLEKDAFLLKHVRRNKMGYVSVKLLTSFKKVKHLTRDWRTTAYALKYSDTLELNDDNRKVRRNTPVPVFPSENLPTRMLLVYDIHMISELQALHKQQENGCMQERIMEHLLKTFVTFGVISSVRILKPGRDLPPDIRRVSNRYTQLATQECAIIEFEEVDAAVRAHDFMCTEKKETSMKVVLIGMKPPKKKVPKDKNRDEDTSKSLKKARSLNKRVEELQFVGDESSANSSSDPDSNPTSPLSGRKSTATNTKSNLSPIIHPNNHLSPNVSPRSSPWNSPCSLRKVTKKSPLAEDSRLNPSSSPEIPQKCTDYSSDSSITPYGSPWVQRRKSQTVTQEKSPGSSPMLVRKIQNADGLPVGVLRLPKGPDGTKGFHNGCERRKAMKNESIIL; this is encoded by the exons ATGGCTAGGGTGATACCTGTTCAGTGCCTACGTATAAA TGGTGGGGAAAATGATGATGACTCTGATCAGAACTGGAAACCACCAGAAAATGACCTGATCCAGAAGTTAATAGCACAGATTGAATATTACTTCTCAGATGAGAACCTTGAGAAAGATGCCTTCCTTCTAAAGCATGTGAGAAGAAATAAGATGGGCTATGTCAGTGTTAAACTCCTCACTTCTTTTAAGAAG GTGAAACACCTTACCCGTGACTGGAGGACCACAGCCTATGCACTGAAGTACTCAGACACTCTTGAGCTCAATGACGATAACAGAAAGGTTAGAAGAAATACTCCAGTTCCAGTGTTTCCAAGTGAAAACCTCCCTACCAGGATGTTACTGGTGTATGATATCCACATGATTTCTGAGCTGCAGGCTCTTCACAAACAACAAGAAAACGGATGCATGCAAGAAAGGATAATGGAGcatctcctcaaaacctttgtAACTTTTGGTGTAATTTCATCAGTTCGTATTCTCAAGCCTGGTAGGGATCTACCACCTGATATCAGGAGGGTCAGCAATCGGTACACCCAGCTGGCAACTCAGGAATGTGCTATTATAGAATTTGAAGAAGTAGATGCTGCCGTGCGTGCTCATGACTTCATGtgtactgaaaagaaagagaccAGCATGAAAGTTGTCCTAATAGGCATGAAACctccaaagaaaaaagttccCAAAGACAAGAACCGAGATGAAGATACCAGCAAGAGTCTTAAGAAGGCTAGATCCCTTAATAAGAGAGTTGAGGAACTTCAGTTTGTTGGTGACGAATCTTCAGCAAATAGCTCTTCTGACCCAGACAGTAATCCTACATCACCGTTGTCAGGACGCAAAAGTACTGCAACAAATACTAAGAGTAATTTGAGCCCCATCATCCACCCAAACAACCATTTGAGTCCTAATGTGTCACCCAGATCAAGTCCTTGGAATAGTCCATGTTCACTGAGAAAAGTAACCAAAAAGTCTCCGCTGGCTGAAGACAGCAGGCTTAACCCAAGCAGTAGCCCTGAAATTCCACAGAAATGTACAGATTATTCCTCAGATAGCAGTATCACTCCTTATGGTAGCCCCTGggtacagagaagaaaatctcaAACCGTAACACAAGAGAAGAGTCCCGGCAGTAGCCCCATGTTGGTTcggaaaatacaaaatgcagatGGTCTACCTGTAGGGGTGCTGCGGCTGCCTAAAGGTCCTGATGGCACTAAAGGATTCCACAATGGATGTGAAAGAAGGAAGGCTATGAAGAATGAATCAatcattctttaa
- the LARP6 gene encoding la-related protein 6 isoform X3, with the protein MGYVSVKLLTSFKKVKHLTRDWRTTAYALKYSDTLELNDDNRKVRRNTPVPVFPSENLPTRMLLVYDIHMISELQALHKQQENGCMQERIMEHLLKTFVTFGVISSVRILKPGRDLPPDIRRVSNRYTQLATQECAIIEFEEVDAAVRAHDFMCTEKKETSMKVVLIGMKPPKKKVPKDKNRDEDTSKSLKKARSLNKRVEELQFVGDESSANSSSDPDSNPTSPLSGRKSTATNTKSNLSPIIHPNNHLSPNVSPRSSPWNSPCSLRKVTKKSPLAEDSRLNPSSSPEIPQKCTDYSSDSSITPYGSPWVQRRKSQTVTQEKSPGSSPMLVRKIQNADGLPVGVLRLPKGPDGTKGFHNGCERRKAMKNESIIL; encoded by the exons ATGGGCTATGTCAGTGTTAAACTCCTCACTTCTTTTAAGAAG GTGAAACACCTTACCCGTGACTGGAGGACCACAGCCTATGCACTGAAGTACTCAGACACTCTTGAGCTCAATGACGATAACAGAAAGGTTAGAAGAAATACTCCAGTTCCAGTGTTTCCAAGTGAAAACCTCCCTACCAGGATGTTACTGGTGTATGATATCCACATGATTTCTGAGCTGCAGGCTCTTCACAAACAACAAGAAAACGGATGCATGCAAGAAAGGATAATGGAGcatctcctcaaaacctttgtAACTTTTGGTGTAATTTCATCAGTTCGTATTCTCAAGCCTGGTAGGGATCTACCACCTGATATCAGGAGGGTCAGCAATCGGTACACCCAGCTGGCAACTCAGGAATGTGCTATTATAGAATTTGAAGAAGTAGATGCTGCCGTGCGTGCTCATGACTTCATGtgtactgaaaagaaagagaccAGCATGAAAGTTGTCCTAATAGGCATGAAACctccaaagaaaaaagttccCAAAGACAAGAACCGAGATGAAGATACCAGCAAGAGTCTTAAGAAGGCTAGATCCCTTAATAAGAGAGTTGAGGAACTTCAGTTTGTTGGTGACGAATCTTCAGCAAATAGCTCTTCTGACCCAGACAGTAATCCTACATCACCGTTGTCAGGACGCAAAAGTACTGCAACAAATACTAAGAGTAATTTGAGCCCCATCATCCACCCAAACAACCATTTGAGTCCTAATGTGTCACCCAGATCAAGTCCTTGGAATAGTCCATGTTCACTGAGAAAAGTAACCAAAAAGTCTCCGCTGGCTGAAGACAGCAGGCTTAACCCAAGCAGTAGCCCTGAAATTCCACAGAAATGTACAGATTATTCCTCAGATAGCAGTATCACTCCTTATGGTAGCCCCTGggtacagagaagaaaatctcaAACCGTAACACAAGAGAAGAGTCCCGGCAGTAGCCCCATGTTGGTTcggaaaatacaaaatgcagatGGTCTACCTGTAGGGGTGCTGCGGCTGCCTAAAGGTCCTGATGGCACTAAAGGATTCCACAATGGATGTGAAAGAAGGAAGGCTATGAAGAATGAATCAatcattctttaa
- the LOC142039135 gene encoding uncharacterized protein LOC142039135, whose protein sequence is MGQQLTKEEETILSTWKALLKRKGVKTTEQSLEKILIWSKMQGFEATTATAFNVSAWQAVGWKIFDEISKGQKEACELATIWRLLSETLKEWKAECEVNDEQKKDEKPENVRKGKDCGQGTNEADAAASAVAGRKPLTGKSRSRPHPPPPPPPLNILRGDEGPSPPSGAAAEGVTPSAPPEEENTANPANNMELESESENENEGEEALTAAMRILHLADKTIMKKAQPWSLPPPTITVVPRSPDRFWEGVRRYAAEAGNWDLVERLSACFPTPACPKPVDIAAEAPDRFPVFKAAAGTNQHGEHNPIGWKVVQDLQNKAQKFGINSPEVMQLIRIISTDLLCPYDITHLARVLFQPVQLQVFQSTWRQMARAAAQNNLRLPQGDPRLGLGEDALLGEGPYSNPQLQATWPPIVLEQAQHIGITALKRTMEMAAPKQKYIAIRQGPREPFLQFVEKISAALEKQVEDEVLRQMLCKQLAKDNANEDCQKIIQALPGDPSLPDMVAACSEVGTVEHTVAALANAMRNSGKCFGCGREGHIKVTCPHKTSPGKQLVNNNPPEINCKKCGKPGHFAKQCRSKFHANGQPLQGNHKKSTRGRGRRTNPLPAAGQLPSANSYLPQQLAQQGWMCPPPTQSL, encoded by the coding sequence atggggcagcaattaacaaaagaagaggagacgattttgtctacctggaaagccctattaaaaagaaaaggggttaaaaCCACAGAACAAAGCCTGGAAAAGATTTTGATATGGAGTAAGATGCAAGGCTTTGAAGCCACAACAGCTACTGCATTCAATGTGAGTGCATGGCAAGCAGTAGGATGGAAAATATTCGATGAGAtctctaaaggacagaaagaggcATGTGAGTTGGCGACCATATGGCGTCTATTAAGCGAGACCCTGAAGGaatggaaagcagaatgtgAGGTGAATGATgagcaaaagaaagatgagaagcCAGAAAATGTTAGGAAGGGGAAAGATTGTGGCCAAGGAACAAATGAAGCCGATGCCGCAGCATCAGCGGTAGCAGGCAGGAAACCCCTCACGGGCAAAAGCAGATCACGCCCtcatccacctcctcctcctccgccatTAAATATTTTACGGGGCGATGAGGGGCCCTCCCCACCTAGTGGTGCAGCAGCGGAAGGGGTGACCCCATCAGCCCCCCCCGAGGAGGAAAACACGGCGAATCCGGCGAATAACATGGAGCTGGAAAGTGAGAGCGAAAATGAAAATGAGGGAGAAGAAGCTCTAACTGCTGCTATGCGAATTCTGCATCTTGCAGATAAAACCATAATGAAAAAAGCCCAGCCATGGAGTCTCCCTCCACCCACAATAACTGTAGTCCCAAGATCCCCTGATCGATTTTGGGAGGGAGTTAGGAGATATGCTGCCGAAGCTGGCAACTGGGATCTAGTTGAACGCCTCAGCGCGTGCTTTCCAACACCAGCATGTCCAAAGCCTGTAGACAtagcagcagaggctcctgacagatttcctgttttcaaagctgctgcaggcacaAACCAGCACGGTGAGCACAATCCAATTGGCTGGAAAGTggtgcaggatttgcagaataaaGCACAAAAATTTGGAATCAATTCTCCTGAGGTGATGCAACTTATTCGAAtaatcagcacagatctgctgtgcCCATATGACATTACGCATCTCGCCCGAGTGCTGTTTCAGCCCGTGCAGTTGCAAGTGTTTCAATCtacttggaggcagatggcacGCGCAGCAGCGCAGAATAATTTACGACTGCCACAGGGTGACCCGAGGTTaggccttggagaggatgctttgcttggtgaagGGCCGTATAGTaaccctcagctgcaggctacGTGGCCTCCGATTGTTCTCGAACAGGCACAGCATATAGGGATTACGGCATTAAAGCGAACCATGGAAATGGCAGCTCCGAAGCAAAAATACATTGCTATCCGCCAAGGCCCCAGAGAACCCTTTTTAcagtttgtagaaaaaatatctgccgcactggaaaaacaggtagaagatgaggTGTTAAGACAAATGCTGTGCAAACAATTAGCAAAAGATAATGCTAATGAGGACTGTCAAAAGATAATACAGGCTTTACCAGGAGATCCTTCTCTTCCCGACATGGTGGCTGCATGTTCTGAGGTTGGGACAGTGGAACACACGGTGGCCGCCCTAGccaatgctatgagaaattcAGGGAAATGCTTTGGGTGTGGCAGAGAAGGGCACATCAAGGTAACTTGtccacacaaaacatcaccaggtAAACAACTGGTGAACAACAACCCACCGGAGATTAATTGCAAGAAATGCGGAAAACCAGgacattttgcaaaacaatgTCGTTCCAAATTTCATGCTAATGGGCAGCCGCTACAGGGAAACCACAAAAAGAGCACAAGAGGGCGCGGGAGGAGAACAAATCCCCTCCCGGCAGCCGGCCAACTCCCCTCCGCAAACAGTTATCTGCCGCAACAgctggctcagcagggctggatgtGTCCACCGCCGACACAGTCACTGTAG